The region gtttcactgaacacctacgctctgtctgccagagacagcagggtctcccagtggccagacattttaattccacgtcccattcccgttctgatatgtctatccatggcctcctctactgtcaagatgaagccacactcaggttggaggaacaacaccttatattccatctgggtagcctccaacctgatggcatgaacattgatttctctaacttccattaatgcccctcctccctttcttaccccatccctgatttgtttatttattcccccccttttttctcttttctctctctgcccctctcataattactccttgcctgctctccatctccctatggtgctcccctccccctttttttctccctaggcctcccatcccatgatcctttcccttctgcagctctgtatcccttttgccaatcacctttctagctcttagcttcaccccaccccctccggtcttctcctatcatttcggatttccccctccccctcccgctttcaaatctcttactatcttttctttcagttagtcctgacgaagggtctcggcccaaaacgtcgactgtactttgtcatatagatgctgcctggcctgctgtgttccaccagcatattgtgtgtgtttaaAATAGCCCTATAAGCAATGGTGCTGTACTAAGATGAAATAATTTACTTCAGGTTATTTAGGGCCAAAGTTGAGAAGAATACGACCCGCATCCAAAGGTAACTACATGATTCCAGCTGAAAATCAGCCAACTTTTATCAGTTTGGAAGCACCGTGGTTTAAGAATATACAGAGCTGCAGTTTGCTCTGAAAGGAGAAAATAGGTTTATTTAAGGAGAGATTTTTTTTCAGCTGGAGTAGTTTCATGCTGTGACATTTATTGTTTGATGTATACAGTAAAGAAACTTCTTATGGGTATCAGTCTCACTGTTCATTGGCCTTGAGTTCAGAGGCACAACACATCAGCAAAAGATCAGATCTTAGTCCTTGTTTGATCAAGATTCAAGGAATCAAATGAGAGGTTACTGTTTCTGTTTTGCCAAGCAGGTTTTCAGAACTAAAGTCTACTGTAAACCCTTCACAAGATTCCAACCACATTTAACATAATACCTCTTACGAATTGAATTCTTCTAGAAATACTGTAAACCTCAGTTCTTATACATGTTATAGATCCCTTTATGCCTCTACCTCTTTTAGACTTCAGTTTACAAGGAGAATAAACATAGAATATGTTTGTTAGAAGTTAATCATCTCGCTTCAGTGATACTGCTATAAGTCCTTGAAGCTATGTCATGGCACCAaccagctttttttttgttgcttctGCTTCCAGGCCTTTTCATTAAAAGTGGAGATGTTCTCTGATGAATGGGAAGTGTTCCATTCTATATCTAGCTCCTCACATAGCAATGGCTTTTGCAGTAAGAATATCTCTAATCATCTCCATGCCATGCAATACCATTGATTTCTCTAAGTAACCCATATTCTAATATCCAAAGGGTCACTATTAATTAGAACTAACTAGACCAACCCCAGAAGGAATAGATTACAGCCTATGTGTTTTGCAGGGAATGAGTTGATTCTTAACTCTCTGCGCAgcctttccaacatctgcaagccACAAGCCAGATATAAAAAGCTCTATTTACATATAAATGATTGCAGTTCTAATAACATCCATTCATTGCCAAAACCACCTTTTGCTTGGCACATAATTGACAACCATGAGCAGATTTCCATTCATCAGCACTCCTTAGTTACAGCAGGCCTCAATATCCAAAATGCACTGCAAAATGTCTCCATGATTTCTTCAGCATCTCTTAAACCTGTAAAATCTGCTATCAGAAGGTACACAGTAACACCCCCCTTTCAAGTAATCCTGACTTGCAGGGGAACATGCTGTTCCTTCATCAGCATTGTGTCTAAGTACTGGAACTCTTAATTACTAATCACTATATGGTTCTTTAAACAAAGGACAAATGGTTCGATGAAGTGACTCGTCACCATGATCACAGGAGCAAATCAATGTGGTTAATAAATGCAGATCTTGTAAGGGCATTTAAAACAGCACGTAGAATAATCCAGTAAATAGACCTTTTCCAAAAAGACTTCTATTAGTTGCCAGTCCTGGTGCTAATTTTTTCATTTCCAAGACCATTTTTTAATAGATATTTAATCACTGCCAGTGATGTTTTATGTCACCTGTGAATGTTCAATGTATTATTGTTCAGTGTTTTCAGTATTGgcaaagagatgggagagataatTTCTGTATTAAGTTGTTAATGGAGTTAAAGATAAAAGAATACCTGAAGGTTTTGGTAAAGCAAAATGACATTTTAGATATAAGCTATGATTATCATTCAAAATAGGAAGGCTattacagaaaagagaaaagtgtGTTATATTTCTACTGTGTAGTGAACTTGTATTACAATGGAACACAAATGGAGGCTATCCAGCCCATTGTTCTCCAAAAATTTGAAAGATCTATCTAATTAGCCCCACACCGTTGCCTTTTCCTATTCGCCCTACTGATGcgtacactcagtgcccactttaataggtacaggagtggaacccgctGTGGTTTTCAGATGCTGTACCCCATCTACTTCAACGTTCAAAGATGctctgctgcacaccactgttgtaacgttgTTACATTACAAATAACCACTGTtgttggttatttgagttgctgttgcgtttttgtcagcttgaactagtctggtcattctcctctaaccCCTCTCATTATTAAAGTGTActgacccacagaactgccgtttactggattttttttttggttttcacaCCTGTCTCTATAAACTAGAGACTCACGAGTATGAAAATTGTAGtttatgagatactcaaacctccctgtctggcaccaacaatcattccacagtcaaagtcacttagatcattttcttttccattctgatgtttagtctgagcagcaactgaacctcttgaccatatctgtatgcttttatgcgttgagttACTGCCAAATGATTGGTGAATTAaatattaatgagcaagtgtacctaataaagtggccactgaatgtgtaTGTCAATATCATTTTTGAAAGTTCTTGTTGAGTCTGATTCCACAATCTTCATAAGCAGTGGTTTAAAAATTATGTCATTTTTGATCTTTTGTCAATTACCTTAAATCTGTATGTTCTAGTTGCTATTTTTTACATCATAAACTGCTTCTGATTTACAAAAATATTGAGTGAAAAGCATGATCACTGATCATAAATATTAAATGCTTTATTAGAATTTCTTTCTGAATATTTTAAGGTAATCGTATGTAGTAAGTATACTTAAGAACAAAACTTTCAAAACTTATTCCATGCTTTTAGACTTGAGAATGTGGTGGTGAACTGCTTTCTTGAATAACTACATGCCTTGACACTTAGTTCTACCCACAATGCTGTAGAGTAGGGAGTTTCGGGATTTTGACCCGGCTACGTTAAAAGAATGGGGatttatttccaagtcaggatggcgtGTGGCATAGGAAACAACTTCTCATTGGTGGTAATCCTGTACCTTTGCTCCCCTTATCCTTTGATGTGGTAAAGTTTGCATGGGGTTCCTATCAAGTGAACTGCGATATGTTTGCAGCTGCACTCATCAAGGCAAAGGGAGAGTATTCCGTCACAATCTTGATTTCAGCGTTGCACATGATGTAAACAGTTTAAATTAATCAGACAGGCTGTATATCTTACAGTCTAGTATATCTGTATAATATTTCTTTAATGAACCTTAAACCTGGGAGACTTGGTACAATAAGATTCCTCCACTTTGTTACTAAACTAATTTTGGACTCTGTGCATTGGGCATTGGAATCTGTttaaattccatcttcttcaTTGAATTCCAGATATAAATGCTCCCTTGGAACTGCCTTAAATGGCCGGGTGTGAGCCAAATACTGAAAAAGAGGTTTTGAACCTAAGCAGATTTTATAACCTGTATTTAACAAGAGATTTCTAGATAAGACAAGGTTTAGGAATCATAGCTGGCTTTTCCCTTGTCTGTTTGGGGTCTTAGACAATTGCAAAATCTGAACTGCTACCTACGATGGGAAATTCCAAAATTGCAACGGAAAAGGCACTCATCCAGTAATCTATTAACTGTGCTACTTGATAACATCTGAGAAGATAATCCAGACATAAAAATGTCCTGCATTCCTCATACACTTGGAGTAGAGGGGGAAAAGATGAATATTCAGTTTATGAGAATAATGGGTAAGTGTTAACTAACGTGTTGAAAGTCCTTTCTGCTTGATAAGTTATGaagcgaagaaaaagaatttcaggttgtatattgtatacatttctctgacattaaatgtacttattgaaacctattgaaaatctGCATTTCAACCATTTTGAGTTGATTTTGTTTTCTCTGGGAAGGTTATCCTGTGGAACTTGCAGAAATCTCAACCCCTCTGGACTGTGAACCTTCAGGATCTGGCACAAGAGGAAGAAAAAAATGAGCAGATAGCTGGGTGCCAGCTTTTTAATCCACCATTGGCTCATTTCACATCAGTTGCCAGTTGTGGTAATGTATTTGCCTGTGGGGCTGAAGATGGCAAAATACGTTTGTTCAGAGTAACAGGAGCAagatttgagttggaaaatgGATTCCACGGTCATAGTTTGGGTGTTTCTCAGGTCCATTTTCTGAACTCTGTGTCCCATCCTTATTGGTTGATTTCTGGAGGGAATGATGCTAAAGTCCTGTTGTGGGATCTTGGAGAACAAATCTTGACAGATGACAAACGACCTTTAAAATCATCGAGGCAAAAATCAAAAGTTGGCTTCACTACTAAGAAAGTACGTAGATCTAAAGGAGTAGCCAGTGGTGCAAAAGGCAACCAAAAAAATAAAAGTAATGATATTTTGCCAAAGCTCAGTATTGATCATGGGGAAAAAGTGAATTGGATTTCAGCTGTGGATATAAAGGGTTCTGAAACAATACTCATTGCTGACCAGAGTTGTCAGATATCGCTATACCCTCTGAAAGACCTATAAGTATGCAGTCAGTGAAACTACTTGCATGAAACTGGCATTGAATTAGTAAAGGACTTTGTAAGAAGCAAATAGGTAGAATTTCAATAAATTCTGAGATAAATGTGAGGGCCACCTGCATGTCTTGTACTTCAATATGAGCACAGAAAATTCAGATGACTTAGAATAATCAAATAACCTGTTAGCCATAAATACCCCTTAttttttttgtggaattctgtacATGAAAATAGTATTGAGCTCCTATAAAGAGGTTGGCAGATTTTTATGTGGCTACTTTGCACTGGTAGGAGGCTGTTTTGATTTGGGAATACTGAAGAATATTAACATGGGAACTATGGAGTAAAGAGCTGTTGGCAGTTCTGAGAAAAATCAACCTACTCGAAATATGTACGTACAGAATGTTTACAACACTGAGAAGTGTAACAAGTAAATCTGGAAGGATACTGGACTTCAGCAGGATATATTGGGTCATTCACTTTTGAACTTTTCTGGTATTTGATAATATTTATGTTATTAGATTTTTTTGCATCATTGATCACAAAAAGTGGTTCAGAAGAGATTATTTTCATAACTGAGTTTAAAACAGCTGTGTGACTGAAATATTATTTCTTGATAAACTACAATTTAAAATCCCTCAATCCCTCGTGGTTTCAGTCTAAACATGTTTATTAATAAAGGCTGATATTCAAATAAAACATGGTGaattcatgtttttttctttCAAAGGAGAAAAACTGACATGCTCAGAAGGAATTAGTTTGATTTTTATTTATGAGAAAATGTTGGCAAATCTTGTCAGTTTGGTAACAATACCACAAATGACAACAACTTGTACTTCTCTGTATATCCCAATGTGGACATACTGgtagctggtgtcagtggttgccaGGCAACTGACTGCTTCAATACTGGGGTTAAGGGTGACAGTGGGAACTTAAATAGAGTGCTCCttatttgcaggattttccagagAATCATGCTCTAAGTAAGAAGATGTATGTCTCAACTCACCCCCTTgactttaaatttatttattccaTTTGTATTTGACTGTTCCTGTCTTAGAAATGTCAAGTCTTCTGAGGATTTGTCCAGCTAAATCAGACTTGAAGAGATATAGCCAGCTGTAATCTCTAGTGGCAAGCCATTGCTTTGGCAGTCCCACATGATATGCCCGTTTGAAAAGTCCAAAAATATGCTGTACTGAAAATAATAAATAGAAAGACTTCCATTCTGTTGATCATAACAAGTATATCACATTCAAGAATTTTCATAAGAATGTACAGTGATTTTTGCAGCACATAGTTGCAGCTGTCAAAGACACTTAAATGAATATTTGTAATGA is a window of Hemitrygon akajei chromosome 3, sHemAka1.3, whole genome shotgun sequence DNA encoding:
- the wdr53 gene encoding WD repeat-containing protein 53 isoform X2; amino-acid sequence: MASKWTAGDSPVLCLDVNHEGLVASGAEEGSFTVWNIEGSAVGHLNLEGDDVTCISFSHTCENIVYASHGEAISALDIRSLKEPIECFRVNEDEINCISLNETDSYLAAADDSGSIKIIDLASKQVTRSLQKHSNICSCVTFRPQRPQSLLSCGLDMQVILWNLQKSQPLWTVNLQDLAQEEEKNEQIAGCQLFNPPLAHFTSVASCGNVFACGAEDGKIRLFRVTGARFELENGFHGHSLGVSQVHFLNSVSHPYWLISGGNDAKVLLWDLGEQILTDDKRPLKSSRQKSKVGFTTKKVRRSKGVASGAKGNQKNKSNDILPKLSIDHGEKVNWISAVDIKGSETILIADQSCQISLYPLKDL
- the wdr53 gene encoding WD repeat-containing protein 53 isoform X1, which gives rise to MADIMASKWTAGDSPVLCLDVNHEGLVASGAEEGSFTVWNIEGSAVGHLNLEGDDVTCISFSHTCENIVYASHGEAISALDIRSLKEPIECFRVNEDEINCISLNETDSYLAAADDSGSIKIIDLASKQVTRSLQKHSNICSCVTFRPQRPQSLLSCGLDMQVILWNLQKSQPLWTVNLQDLAQEEEKNEQIAGCQLFNPPLAHFTSVASCGNVFACGAEDGKIRLFRVTGARFELENGFHGHSLGVSQVHFLNSVSHPYWLISGGNDAKVLLWDLGEQILTDDKRPLKSSRQKSKVGFTTKKVRRSKGVASGAKGNQKNKSNDILPKLSIDHGEKVNWISAVDIKGSETILIADQSCQISLYPLKDL